From Saccopteryx leptura isolate mSacLep1 chromosome 3, mSacLep1_pri_phased_curated, whole genome shotgun sequence, one genomic window encodes:
- the CCR6 gene encoding C-C chemokine receptor type 6: MEQIDYSSGYFYDDGGNENASADYLPSNDTAPCSLQEVRDFSRLFLPVAYSLICVFGLLGNVLVVITFAFYKKAKSMTDVYLLNMAVADILFVLTLPFWAVTHAEGQWVFSNDACKLVRGIYAVNFNCGMLLLACVSLDRYIAIVQATKSFRLRSRTLAHRRAICLAVWALSVLISVATFTFNQKYVPQGGKAPVCEPRYRQVSAPLQWKLLMLGLQLLFGFFVPLVFMTFCYLFIVRTLLRAQNSQRHRAVRVVLAVVLVFLACQVPHNVTLLVTAANLGRVNRSCRGEKALDYVRNGTEVLAFLHCCLNPVLYAFIGQKFRSYFLRIMKDLLCVRRRPKAPGFSSCRLHSDTYVARQNSETADVDNPSSFTM; encoded by the exons ATG GAGCAGATAGACTACAGCAGCGGGTACTTCTACGACGACGGCGGCAATGAAAACGCCAGTGCGGATTACCTCCCGTCCAATGACACAGCCCCGTGCAGCCTGCAGGAGGTCCGGGACTTCTCCAGGCTGTTCCTGCCGGTCGCCTACTCTCTGATCTGCGTCTTCGGCCTCCTGGGCAACGTCCTGGTGGTGATCACCTTCGCCTTCTATAAGAAGGCCAAGTCGATGACCGACGTGTACCTCTTGAACATGGCCGTGGCGGACATCCTGTTCGTCCTGACCCTGCCGTTCTGGGCGGTGACGCACGCCGAGGGCCAGTGGGTCTTCAGCAACGACGCGTGCAAGCTGGTGAGAGGCATCTACGCCGTCAACTTCAACTGCGGGATGCTGCTGCTGGCCTGCGTCAGCCTGGACCGCTACATCGCCATCGTCCAGGCCACCAAGTCCTTCCGCCTCCGCTCCAGGACGCTGGCGCACCGCCGGGCGATCTGCCTGGCGGTGTGGGCGCTGTCGGTCCTCATCTCCGTGGCCACCTTCACCTTCAACCAGAAGTACGTGCCGCAGGGCGGCAAGGCGCCGGTCTGCGAGCCGCGCTACCGCCAGGTGTCCGCGCCGCTGCAGTGGAAGCTGCTGATGCTGGGGCTGCAGCTGCTGTTCGGCTTCTTCGTCCCGCTCGTCTTCATGACCTTCTGCTACCTGTTCATCGTCCGGACCCTCCTGCGGGCCCAGAACTCCCAGCGGCACCGGGCCGTCCGCGTGGTCCTGGCGGTGGTCCTGGTCTTCCTGGCCTGCCAGGTCCCTCACAACGTGACGCTCCTGGTGACGGCCGCCAACCTGGGGAGGGTGAACCGCTCCTGCCGCGGCGAGAAGGCGCTGGACTACGTCAGGAACGGCACGGAGGTCCTGGCCTTCCTGCACTGCTGCCTCAACCCCGTGCTCTACGCCTTCATCGGCCAGAAGTTCAGGAGCTACTTCCTGAGGATCATGAAGGACCTGCTCTGTGTCAGGAGGAGGCCGAAGGCCCCGGGCTTCTCCTCCTGCCGGCTGCACTCGGACACCTACGTCGCCCGGCAGAACAGCGAGACGGCCGACGTCGACAACCCCTCGTCCTTCACCATGTGA